A region of Bacteroidales bacterium DNA encodes the following proteins:
- a CDS encoding nitroreductase family protein has product MPIPTSRTKEVARITIDAEKCNGCGLCIDVCKDFGIIIKDGKAVVSGQPIFGCIGCGHCMALCPKGAIKIEGRFTSPDDLFPLPDKSGMASYDALLKLFQRRRSIREFKNKPVEQELIDKIITAASTAPMGLPPSDVSILVINGKEKAFRFSKDYCEYLVNLKWMVTPIGLFFMRLFYGKENGEMFRDFIKPLIDTYVGYMKKGENLVMYDAPLALYFYGSPYTDPADPLIAATYAMTAAESLGLGTCMLGGIHPFIQSGRAARKFREKQGIRFKSREGLFLIIGHPRVKYQNGIKRTFANIDYHS; this is encoded by the coding sequence ATGCCTATTCCCACCTCAAGAACCAAAGAAGTTGCCCGGATCACAATCGATGCGGAAAAATGTAACGGCTGCGGACTCTGCATAGATGTTTGCAAGGACTTCGGCATCATTATAAAAGATGGAAAAGCTGTAGTATCTGGTCAGCCGATATTCGGCTGTATCGGCTGCGGACACTGTATGGCCCTCTGCCCGAAAGGGGCCATTAAGATCGAAGGGAGATTTACTTCTCCGGATGATCTGTTCCCATTGCCTGACAAGTCGGGAATGGCTTCATATGATGCTCTTCTGAAACTATTCCAGCGAAGAAGGAGCATACGGGAATTCAAAAACAAGCCTGTTGAACAGGAACTGATCGATAAAATAATTACTGCAGCTTCCACTGCCCCGATGGGATTACCGCCTTCAGATGTGAGTATCCTGGTAATCAATGGGAAAGAAAAAGCATTCCGGTTTTCCAAAGATTATTGCGAATACCTTGTAAACTTAAAATGGATGGTAACACCCATCGGTCTTTTCTTTATGCGGCTTTTCTATGGTAAGGAAAACGGGGAAATGTTCCGGGATTTTATCAAACCATTGATTGATACTTATGTCGGATATATGAAAAAAGGCGAAAACCTGGTAATGTATGATGCCCCATTAGCTCTTTATTTCTATGGGTCCCCCTATACCGATCCGGCCGATCCGCTTATCGCAGCCACCTATGCCATGACTGCGGCCGAATCTCTTGGTCTGGGAACCTGCATGCTCGGCGGAATCCATCCTTTCATCCAGTCGGGCAGGGCGGCAAGGAAATTTCGTGAAAAACAAGGTATCCGGTTTAAAAGCCGCGAAGGCTTATTTCTCATCATCGGTCATCCAAGGGTAAAATACCAGAATGGGATCAAAAGGACTTTTGCGAATATCGATTACCATTCCTAG